One part of the Etheostoma spectabile isolate EspeVRDwgs_2016 unplaced genomic scaffold, UIUC_Espe_1.0 scaffold00003926, whole genome shotgun sequence genome encodes these proteins:
- the phax gene encoding phosphorylated adapter RNA export protein, giving the protein MAHGGDLMDGDLEDGEISGSNSESEMGTATPAAPARPRVPPAFSQSFRSRPAPQQSSAGYRSPGRTVESSDSDPDSSDEEAAVWRKKRQKVCDAPRPPARAARAEPPRVPASGVMGGRKVNNIWGSVVQEQCQDAVAAELGVFGMDGEVSMSSRNVETYNFVLARKMMEKEREEANQAKNEGEVSMLDAQLEDYMNERRSQEGAGGDAKRKRPAKDRLGPRAEMDIKGRFEITEDDPEDKVTDEIAFRLQEPKKDLIERVVAVIGKKKAIELLGETATLEESGGVYTVDGSRRRTPGGVYLNLLKNTPSISKAQVRKIFFEEQQKDFKTKKAAQKRRRHAVAKKMKQAIGTLDLQEHDDVSRETFASDTNEALESLEEPAEEEEEEEGQEEPAVGIEETPVVYNSADLEVF; this is encoded by the coding sequence ATGGCGCATGGCGGAGACCTGATGGACGGGGACCTGGAAGATGGAGAGATCTCCGGCTCCAACTCGGAGTCTGAGATGGGAACCGCCACCCCCGCAGCACCTGCTCGACCCCGGGTCCCCCCAGCGTTCAGCCAGTCCTTCCGCAGCAGACCCGCCCCCCAGCAGTCTTCCGCCGGCTACCGGAGCCCCGGGAGGACGGTGGAGTCCAGCGACAGCGACCCGGACTCGTCGGACGAGGAGGCGGCGGTTTGGCGCAAGAAACGCCAGAAAGTCTGCGACGCTCCCCGACCGCCCGCCCGCGCCGCCCGGGCGGAGCCGCCTCGCGTGCCCGCCTCCGGCGTGATGGGGGGCCGCAAGGTGAACAACATCTGGGGCTCTGTGGTCCAGGAGCAGTGCCAGGACGCCGTAGCCGCGGAGCTGGGCGTCTTCGGCATGGACGGGGAGGTCAGCATGTCCAGCAGAAATGTGGAGACCTACAACTTTGTCCTGGCGCGTAAGATgatggagaaggagagggaggaggccAATCAGGCGAAGAACGAGGGAGAAGTGAGCATGCTGGACGCCCAGCTGGAGGACTACATGAACGAGCGGAGGTCCCAGGAGGGGGCCGGAGGGGACGCCAAGAGGAAGAGGCCCGCTAAGGACAGACTGGGCCCCAGGGCGGAGATGGACATCAAGGGCCGCTTTGAGATCACAGAGGACGACCCCGAGGACAAGGTGACGGATGAGATAGCGTTCAGGCTGCAGGAGCCCAAGAAAGACCTGATAGAGCGCGTGGTCGCGGTCATCGGCAAGAAGAAGGCCATAGAACTGCTCGGAGAGACCGCCACGCTGGAGGAGAGCGGCGGCGTGTACACGGTGGACGGCAGCAGGAGACGGACGCCGGGCGGCGTGTACCTCAACCTGCTGAAGAACACGCCCAGCATCAGCAAGGCCCAGGTCAGGAAGATCTTCTTCGAGGAGCAACAGAAGGACTTCAAGACCAAGAAGGCCGCCCAGAAGAGGAGGCGCCACGCGGTGGCCAAGAAGATGAAGCAGGCCATCGGCACGCTGGACCTGCAGGAGCACGACGACGTCTCCAGGGAGACCTTCGCCAGCGACACCAACGAGGCCTTGGAGTCCCTGGAGGAGCccgcggaggaggaggaggaagaggagggtcAGGAGGAACCGGCTGTGGGCATCGAGGAGACCCCTGTGGTGTACAACTCCGCAGACCTGGAGGTCTTCTGA